The sequence GCCTCGATCAGCGCATGCTCGGCCCAGCGATGCAGCGCCTTGGTGGCGTGCTGGCTGGTGAGCGTGCCACGGTGCAGCTCGAGATACAGCTCACCGACCCAGACCGCCGGATGCGGCAGCTCGGCTTTGGCGGCATCGAAGAAGACGTCCGGGTGCTCCCACACGACCTGTGCACTGCCCTCGAGGTCGCGCAGGCGCTCGGCCTTGCCCGTCATCTCGCGGGTCGTGCCGCCGCCGCCGTCGCCCCAGCCGACCGGTGCGATCGACCGCGAGCTGAGTCGGTTCTCCTTGAACTGGCGCGAGGCCTTCGCGACCTCCATGCCGCTCAGCTGCGAGTTGTAGGTGTCCATCGACGGGAAGTGCGTGAACACCTGCGAGCCGTCGATGCCCTCCCAGAGGAAGGAGTGATGCGGGAAGACGTTCTGCTGGTTCCAGGAGATCTTCTGCGTGAAGAACCACTCGAACCCGGCACGGCGCATCAGCTGCGGCAGGGCGGGCGAGTACCCGAAGCTGTCCGGCAGCCAGACGCCCTTCGACCGGATGCCGAACTCGCGCTCGAAGAACCGCTGCCCGTGCGAGAACTGCCGCACCAGCGACTCGCCCGTCGGCATCACGGTGTCGGACTCGACCCACATGCCACCGAGCGGCAGGAAACGCCCGGCGGCGACCGCGGCCTTGACCCGCTCCCACACCTCGGGGCGATGCTCCTTGATCCAGGCGTACTGCTGCGCGCTGGACATGCCGTACTGGAACTCGGGCTGCTCCTCGATGAGCGTCGTCATCGACGAGGTGGTGCGTGCGACCTTGCGGATCGTCTCGCGCACGGGCCAGAGCCACGCGGAATCGATGTGCGCGTGGCCGACGGCCGAGATGCGGTGCGCGCTGGCCTCGGCGGGCGCGGCGAGCACGTCGGCGAGGCGGGCGCGGGCGTCGGGTGCCGTCGCCACGATGCGCTGCAGATCGAGCACGTCGAGGGCGTCGTCCATCGCCTGCAGGATGCGCATGCGGCGCGGCGACGTCGCCGGCAGCTCGGCCTGCAGCTCGAACAGCACCTCGAGGTCGAGCGACAGATCGAAGACCTCCTGCTCGAACACGGCCAGGTCCATCCGGCGCGCGCGGTAGAGGCGCTCCTTCGAGGAGGTGAGGATGTCGCCCTCCTGCGTCGGCAGGAAGGGGTGGTAGTCGAGCAGCACCGGGTTGGATGCCGCCTCGAGGTACAGCTCCACGGGCTCGTCGCCCGCGGCCGCCTCGGCGATCGGCACCCACTGGTTGCGGGGGTTGATGCTCTTCACCGGGATCGGGTCGGACCCTGCGGCGCTGCGACGGTACGCGAGCGCCTCGCACTGGAAGCCCGTCATGTTCACGTCGAATCCGAGGTCGATGAGCGCCTCGACGCGGCGTCCGGCCCATTCGGCGGGCACGCGCCCGGTGAGCTTGAACCAGGTGGTGCCCCAGGCGGGACCCCAGGGGGCTCCGACGACGCCGGGCTCGAAGGCGAGGGCGAGCCCCTCGGCCGGAGCGATCGGCTCGCCGGGCAGTTCGTGGATCGCGACGTCCAGCGGCACGGACGCCGAGTGGATGGCCGGGCGGATGCGCTCCTCGAGGACCCGCTTGACGCGGCCGACGGTGAGCGAGGTGTCGTCATGCATGGGAATCTCCGGGCTCGACGGTGAGTGCTGGTCCGCGGCGCGACAGGCGACGCCGTGTTGATGCTATCGGATTTACTA is a genomic window of Microbacterium maritypicum containing:
- a CDS encoding alpha-mannosidase, coding for MHDDTSLTVGRVKRVLEERIRPAIHSASVPLDVAIHELPGEPIAPAEGLALAFEPGVVGAPWGPAWGTTWFKLTGRVPAEWAGRRVEALIDLGFDVNMTGFQCEALAYRRSAAGSDPIPVKSINPRNQWVPIAEAAAGDEPVELYLEAASNPVLLDYHPFLPTQEGDILTSSKERLYRARRMDLAVFEQEVFDLSLDLEVLFELQAELPATSPRRMRILQAMDDALDVLDLQRIVATAPDARARLADVLAAPAEASAHRISAVGHAHIDSAWLWPVRETIRKVARTTSSMTTLIEEQPEFQYGMSSAQQYAWIKEHRPEVWERVKAAVAAGRFLPLGGMWVESDTVMPTGESLVRQFSHGQRFFEREFGIRSKGVWLPDSFGYSPALPQLMRRAGFEWFFTQKISWNQQNVFPHHSFLWEGIDGSQVFTHFPSMDTYNSQLSGMEVAKASRQFKENRLSSRSIAPVGWGDGGGGTTREMTGKAERLRDLEGSAQVVWEHPDVFFDAAKAELPHPAVWVGELYLELHRGTLTSQHATKALHRWAEHALIEAELWAATDAVRTGAAYPQAEFDRLWQAVLLHEFHDILPGTSIAWVHREAVAVLSDVLSDAEDISLAARRSLAGEGDRELQFEPTSVGRGRALGAAFVAEPTAAPVSLTEENGGWRLENELVSVLVSAEGLIVSAIDKASGREAVAEGKAANLFQLHQDFPNMWDAWDIDRYYRNSVDDLTAVTSIEASMVGRAARIVVVRPFSESTIEQTIILHPESRTVLLRNEIDWHETEKLLKLAFPLDIQAAHTEAETQFGYQSRVTHTNTSWEAAKFETSMHRFVLVREQDFGVALVNDSIYGYDTSREVSDDAVTTTVRLSLLRAPRFPDPDTDHGHHEIEVGFVIGADAAIATAEGIRINALPSVVRGAREVEPLVSAQGEGIVVSAVKLADDGSGDVIVRVYEALGRRAIGELSVGFEHREVREVSLIEDDIDDARVGGELRLRPFEVRTLRIVR